AGGAAAGCCAGTACGCGCCCATCCCGGAACGGGACGCCATGGAAAAGCTGAGCCAGGAAGGAGCTTCCTGCGCGGAACTGTTCAACGGGCTGGCTGACGGCACCATTGAGGGCTACATGCTCAAGCCGATGAACTGCCCGCACCACATCAAGATTTACGCGAATGACGCCCATTCCTACCGGGACCTTCCCGTGCGGCTGGCGGAATTCGGAACCGTGTACCGCTGGGAACAGAGCGGTGAGCTGGGCGGCATGACCCGCGTGCGCGGCTTTACGCAGGACGACGCCCACATTTTCTGCACGCCTGACCAGCTGGCCGGGGAAATCCGCCAGTGCCTGGGCATTGTGAAAACCATCTTCGGCACCCTGGGCATGACGGACTACCGCGTGCGCCTTTCCATGCGCGACCCGGAAAGCGACAAGTACGTGGGCTCTCCGGAAAACTGGGACAAGGCGGAACAGGCCCTGCGGGAAGCCGCGGAATGGCTGGGCGCGGACTATAGCGAGGAAGCCGGGGAAGCCGCCTTTTACGGCCCCAAGATCGACTTCATCGTGCGCGACGCCATCGGGCGCGAATGGCAGCTGGGCACCGTGCAGGTGGACTACAACCTGCCGGAACGGTTTGACCTACATTACACCGGAGCGGACAACAAGCCGCACCGCCCCGTGATGGTGCACCGCGCGCCCTTCGGCTCCATGGAGCGCTTCACGGGCCTGCTGATTGAGCACTTTGAAGGGAAATTCCCCACCTGGCTTTCACCGGAACAGGTGCGCGTGCTCCCCATCTCCGACAAGGTGATGGACGTGGCCGCCGCGCACCGCGCCGCCCTGGCCGCCAGGGGAGTGCGCGTGACGGTGGATGAAACGCCGGACAAGATCGGCGCGAAGATCCGCAACGCCCGCCTGGACCGCGTTCCCTACATGCTGGTGCTCGGCCAGCGTGAGGCGGAGGAAGGCACCGTTTCCGTCCGCCACCGGGACAAGGGAGACCTGGGGGCGATGCCCTTTGAACAGTTTGCGGACGTTGTGGTCAGGGAAATTGCGGAGCGTCATATTTCCCCCATGATTTGAGTTGCCAAGTTATTTTATTTAGTTTAGTAGTATCCGGACGTGCCAATCAAGCCAACGAAGAATAATGATGGTAATCGCCGCCGTGAGCGCGGTGATCAAACCCGTGTGAATGAACGCATCCGCGCCCCCCGCGTGCGCGTGGTGACCGCCAACGGCGACCAGCTCGGCGTCATGAATACGCGCGACGCGCTGGAAAAGGCCAAGGCCCTGGGCCTGGACCTGGTGGAAGTGGCGGGCAATGCCGATCCGCCCGTGTGCCGCGTGGTGGACTATGGACGGTACAAGTACCAGCAGTCCAAGCTCCAGAAAAACAACAAGAGCCGCACGATCAAGCTTAAGGAAGTCAAGCTCCGCATCGGGACGGACACGAACGACTACAACGTGAAGCTGGCCCGTGCGGAAAGCTTCCTGGACCACGGCCACAAGGTCCGTTTCCAGCTCCGCTTCCGCGGCCGTGAGAACGCCCACCAGGAACTTGGCTATGACATGTTCAACAAGGTCATTGCGGACTTGAAGACCATGGCGCAGGTGGACCAGGCTCCGCGCCTGGCCGGCAACACCATGCACATGGTGCTCTCCCCGCTGCCCGTCCAGCAGCGCGTGAAGAAATTCACCGCCCACCTGGATGAGGACTTTGATTCGGAAGATTCCGCCTTTGACGCGGAAGACGACGAGTGAAGCGCTTTTCCCTCTTTTTTCAGGCTTTCCGCCCTGCAGGGCGGAAAGCCTTTTTTACGGACAAATGCCTTTTTCCATGGTTCTTTCCTACACTGACACCAAAGAATTTTCCCCGGCGGCGCTGGAGGAATTGTTCCTTTCCGTCCAATGGGAATCCGGGCGGCATCCGGAACGCCTGGCGGAAGCATTGCTCCATTACGGGACCGTGTTTTCCGCCTGGGACGGCGGCAGGCTGGCGGGACTGATCGCCGCCATGGATGACGGAACCATGACGGCGTATGTCCATTACCTGCTGGTGCATCCGCTGTACCAGGGGTGCGGCGTCGGCTCCCGCCTGCTGGAGCTGTGCAAAAAGCGCTATGCCGGGTATTTGAACGTGGTGCTCACCTCCTACCGCGAAGGAGTGCCTTTTTACGAAAGGAACGGCTTTATCGCGGACCGGACGCAGGAGGCCATGCGCTTTATTCCCCCTTCTTCCGGGGAAACCGGGCTTTAACAGACGCAGGGAGGAAGAAGAGCCGCCCTTCCTATGGCATGCGCTTGCGGAACGGCTGCATGCGGCACATGGTGGCGGTGCGCCACAGCCATTCCAGGGGGCCGTACAGGAAGCGGCTCAGCCAGAGGCGGCAGGCCCAG
The genomic region above belongs to Akkermansia massiliensis and contains:
- the infC gene encoding translation initiation factor IF-3 encodes the protein MNERIRAPRVRVVTANGDQLGVMNTRDALEKAKALGLDLVEVAGNADPPVCRVVDYGRYKYQQSKLQKNNKSRTIKLKEVKLRIGTDTNDYNVKLARAESFLDHGHKVRFQLRFRGRENAHQELGYDMFNKVIADLKTMAQVDQAPRLAGNTMHMVLSPLPVQQRVKKFTAHLDEDFDSEDSAFDAEDDE
- the thrS gene encoding threonine--tRNA ligase, producing the protein MSEHKERKTLEERHQMSDLERLRHSCAHVLATAICRLWPDAQLAGGPAVDNGFYYDVELDHRISTEDFERIEEEMKKVVKENQPFQKEVISRAEAMKMAESGELGALGPRNTPSQFKIDLLNDIPEDEEISLFRNGDFTDLCAGPHVGRTGNCKAFKIMSVASAFYKGDKNRPMLQRIYGTCFPNRTQLDEHLERLEEARRRDHRKLGRELGLFCIDEAVGQGLILWKPKGALIRRSLQDFITQELDKLGYSQVYTPNIGKLDLYRTSGHFPYYQESQYAPIPERDAMEKLSQEGASCAELFNGLADGTIEGYMLKPMNCPHHIKIYANDAHSYRDLPVRLAEFGTVYRWEQSGELGGMTRVRGFTQDDAHIFCTPDQLAGEIRQCLGIVKTIFGTLGMTDYRVRLSMRDPESDKYVGSPENWDKAEQALREAAEWLGADYSEEAGEAAFYGPKIDFIVRDAIGREWQLGTVQVDYNLPERFDLHYTGADNKPHRPVMVHRAPFGSMERFTGLLIEHFEGKFPTWLSPEQVRVLPISDKVMDVAAAHRAALAARGVRVTVDETPDKIGAKIRNARLDRVPYMLVLGQREAEEGTVSVRHRDKGDLGAMPFEQFADVVVREIAERHISPMI
- a CDS encoding GNAT family N-acetyltransferase, with translation MVLSYTDTKEFSPAALEELFLSVQWESGRHPERLAEALLHYGTVFSAWDGGRLAGLIAAMDDGTMTAYVHYLLVHPLYQGCGVGSRLLELCKKRYAGYLNVVLTSYREGVPFYERNGFIADRTQEAMRFIPPSSGETGL